Proteins found in one Larimichthys crocea isolate SSNF chromosome I, L_crocea_2.0, whole genome shotgun sequence genomic segment:
- the ctdsp1 gene encoding carboxy-terminal domain RNA polymerase II polypeptide A small phosphatase 1 isoform X2, with product MDHSPSIITQVTRDEEENATCREEGANQVSPSKKPRSRGLLHSLFCCLCHKESEPLPVKSNAPLLVEENGSLSKVPAKPLLPRVRLNDAGKICVVIDLDETLVHSSFKPVNNADFIIPVEIDGTVHQVYVLKRPHVDEFLKRMGELFECVLFTASLSKYADPVSDLLDKWGAFRSRLFRESCVFHKGNYVKDLSRLGRDLNKVIIIDNSPASYIFHPDNAVPVASWFDDMSDTELLDLIPFFERLSKADDIYDFLTQQRTSS from the exons GTGCCAACCAAGTTTCACCTTCAAAGAAGCCTCGCAGCAGAGGTCTTCTCCACAGTCTCTTCTGCTGTCTATGTCACAAAGAATCGGAGCCACTTCCAGTCAAAAGCAATGCCCCCCTCTTGGTAGAAGAAAATGGGAGTTTGTCAAAA GTCCCAGCCAAACCGCTGCTCCCACGGGTGAGATTGAATGATGCAGGGAAGATCTGTGTTGTCATTGATCTGGATGAAACACTAGTGCATAGTTCATTTAAG CCAGTGAACAATGCTGATTTTATCATTCCAGTGGAAATTGATGGAACAGTTCACCAG GTGTATGTGTTAAAGAGACCCCACGTTGACGAATTCCTCAAGAGGATGGGAGAATTGTTCGAGTGTGTTTTGTTCACCGCGAGCTTATCCAAG TATGCAGATCCTGTGTCGGACCTGTTGGACAAATGGGGGGCCTTCAGGAGCCGTCTGTTCCGGGAGTCATGCGTCTTCCACAAAGGGAACTACGTAAAAGACCTGAGCCGTTTAGGAAGAGACCTGAACAAGGTCATCATCATTGACAACTCCCCAGCCTCCTACATCTTCCATCCCGACAACGCA GTTCCTGTAGCGTCCTGGTTTGACGACATGTCAGACACCGAGCTCCTCGATCTTATCCCCTTCTTTGAGAGACTAAGCAAAGCGGATGACATCTATGATTTTCTCACGCAGCAGAGGACTTCAAGTTAA
- the ctdsp1 gene encoding uncharacterized protein ctdsp1 isoform X1 → MYLENSEQSKVSGEGEPSSEVMFAEQCQVSKLPEAADLTSPSEGSAEPGVEVLVEYTEQSVVSREMDPSMLCVKHCNMNGNETESCTYCNGHSEGFEQYSGGDGFFESDQIVETSGLSQPFDECAQQCECFKPCKSSEHYANHSLTSICSPCCEHCTEHLQLFQQCKPSDQQFDFEPDRLAVNCDSFGQCEMSDFIPESTDDLELLQQYEPSDQQCECFDSELDTSTEDSEPCEMTGFTPNISDSVDLLDCGTEDCEYEEAQSQTECSDADEESYPLEQEDEQNETELTDEESCQLSEEINSSHFNPPAHVYFDESEDVHFEGDWCETQQLAEDMSTDECGTDYSETSQDNEPTQQCATSEQCNSDKSSEFCGEEDGSSDCSSIETKSFKTCPDDSTPSDLCSDSSGESDKGAQEDSSDEQTQWESFEEYEEIEQSHINGSNEDKKKTSTVDVVIENYFDLFDRADYYGHAFSQKRHYISCFDGGDIHDHLYLEEVRSEAQKPAKNAYRCKEIKEEIYEQETDTCFIAGDEACRDIYEEDESPRDDTSTGSCESEKQPEDWIVESESSLADDEVEENESEAHVLYTDDCEEAEKQVDTFDRQAFDGHVSEICDEKEAVESMCAPCADAISVEGDAYEDEVSDAQNYESLGDNISTISYLQTNATDRKKEDKGESEDKEFIACSEMEPYWSLLNHEENGELCEPGVEEYYAYQIKSIQSSVKQALNGFIMEGGSYDQKIHGANGDASENEKEDALLDLKETELRVQSSLEECKVVRFGITEVIELGDNFTDFSVVEKTTNGQTPELKDDGGDSEIPREIKPPLDIIHSVVSELDAQNKTSEQSRDSEDETSDDESSEPCECEYCIPPIEQVPAKPLLPRVRLNDAGKICVVIDLDETLVHSSFKPVNNADFIIPVEIDGTVHQVYVLKRPHVDEFLKRMGELFECVLFTASLSKYADPVSDLLDKWGAFRSRLFRESCVFHKGNYVKDLSRLGRDLNKVIIIDNSPASYIFHPDNAVPVASWFDDMSDTELLDLIPFFERLSKADDIYDFLTQQRTSS, encoded by the exons ATGTATTTGGAAAACTCTGAGCAAAGCAAAGTCTCTGGAGAAGGGGAGCCATCTTCTGAAGTCATGTTTGCTGAACAATGCCAGGTTTCAAAATTACCAGAAGCTGCAGATTTAACCAGTCCTTCAGAGGGAAGTGCTGAACCTGGCGTGGAGGTCCTCGTGGAGTATACTGAGCAGAGTGTTGTCAGTAGAGAAATGGACCCTTCTATGCTTTGTGTGAAACATTGCAACATGAATGGAAATGAGACTGAATCCTGCACATATTGCAATGGACACTCTGAGGGCTTTGAGCAATACTCAGGAGGAGATGGATTTTTTGAATCTGACCAGATTGTTGAGACTTCTGGGTTAAGCCAACCATTTGATGAATGTGCTCAACAATGTGAGTGTTTTAAACCTTGCAAGTCCTCTGAGCACTACGCTAATCATAGCTTAACTTCCATATGTAGTCCTTGCTGTGAACATTGTACAGAACACCTCCAGTTATTTCAACAATGTAAGCCCTCTGATCAACAGTTTGACTTTGAGCCAGATAGATTGGCAGTGAACTGTGACAGTTTTGGGCAGTGTGAAATGTCTGATTTCATACCCGAATCCACAGACGACCTCGAGTTACTGCAACAGTATGAGCCTTCAGATCAGCAGTGTGAGTGCTTTGACTCTGAGCTAGACACATCAACAGAGGACTCTGAGCCATGTGAGATGACTGGTTTCACACCTAACATCTCTGATTCAGTGGACTTATTGGACTGTGGCACTGAAGATTGTGAGTATGAAGAAGCTCAGAGTCAAACTGAATGTTCTGATGCCGATGAAGAGAGCTATCCACTTGAACAAGAGGACGAGCaaaatgaaactgaactgactgatgAAGAGTCCTGCCAATTATCAGAAGAAATAAATTCCTCACATTTCAATCCACCTGCTCATGTTTATTTTGATGAGAGTGAAGATGTTCACTTTGAAGGTGATTGGTGTGAGACACAACAGCTTGCTGAAGACATGTCTACAGACGAATGTGGAACGGATTACTCAGAAACAAGCCAGGACAATGAACCAACTCAACAATGTGCTACTTCAGAGCAGTGCAACTCTGACAAGTCCTCAGAGTTTTGCGGTGAAGAAGATGGCTCCTCAGATTGCTCTTCGATTGAAACCAAGTCCTTTAAGACTTGTCCTGATGACAGTACTCCTTCAGATCTCTGCTCTGATTCATCTGGGGAGTCTGACAAAGGAGCTCAGGAAGATTCAAGTGATGAACAGACGCAGTGGGAATCTTTTGAAGAATATGAAGAAATCGAGCAAAGTCATATTAACGGAAGTAATGAGGATAAAAAGAAAACGTCCActgttgatgttgtcattgaGAATTACTTTGATCTATTTGACAGAGCTGACTATTACGGACATGCGTTTTCACAAAAGCGACATTACATCTCCTGCTTTGATGGGGGCGATATCCACGACCACCTGTATCTTGAAGAAGTTCGTTCTGAGGCACAGAAACCTGCCAAAAATGCATACAGATGTAAAGAAATCAAAGAGGAAATTTACGAGCAGGAAACTGATACATGTTTCATAGCCGGTGACGAAGCATGCCGAGATATTTACGAGGAAGATGAAAGTCCGAGAGATGATACCTCCACTGGGTCATGTGAGTCAGAGAAACAACCCGAAGACTGGATAGTTgaatcagaatcaagtttaGCAGATGATGAAGttgaagaaaatgaatcagaaGCTCATGTACTTTATACAGACGATTGTGAGGAAGCAGAGAAACAAGTGGACACCTTTGATAGACAAGCATTTGACGGCCATGTTTCTGAAATCTGTGATGAAAAAGAAGCTGTGGAGAGTATGTGCGCACCATGTGCAGATGCCATCTCTGTCGAAGGGGACGCTTATGAAGATGAAGTCTCTGATGCTCAAAATTATGAATCTCTTGGTGACAACATCTCTACCATTAGCTATTTACAGACAAATGCTACTGATCGCAAAAAGGAAGACAAAGGCGAGTCTGAAGACAAAGAATTTATTGCATGTTCAGAAATGGAGCCATATTGGTCACTTCTAAATCACGAGGAAAATGGAGAGTTGTGTGAGCCAGGTGTTGAAGAATATTATGCATATCAGATTAAAAGCATTCAGTCATCTGTTAAACAAGCCCTGAATGGATTTATTATGGAAGGAGGATCATATGATCAGAAGATCCATGGAGCTAATGGGGATGCCTCTGAGAATGAAAAAGAAGATGCTCTTTTGGACCTGAAAGAGACTGAGTTACGTGTCCAGAGTAGCCTAGAGGAGTGTAAAGTAGTCAGATTCGGAATTACTGAAGTTATTGAACTGGGTGACAATTTCACTGATTTCTCTGTTGTGGAAAAAACAACCAATGGACAAACTCCAGAATTAAAAGATGACGGTGGAGACAGTGAAATAccaagagaaataaaacctcCGTTAGATATTATTCACAGTGTTGTCTCAGAACTTGATGCGCAGAACAAGACCTCCGAACAAAGCAGGGATTCAGAAGATGAGACGAGTGACGATGAATCTTCTGAGCCTTGTGAATGCGAGTACTGCATTCCACCAATAGAGCAG GTCCCAGCCAAACCGCTGCTCCCACGGGTGAGATTGAATGATGCAGGGAAGATCTGTGTTGTCATTGATCTGGATGAAACACTAGTGCATAGTTCATTTAAG CCAGTGAACAATGCTGATTTTATCATTCCAGTGGAAATTGATGGAACAGTTCACCAG GTGTATGTGTTAAAGAGACCCCACGTTGACGAATTCCTCAAGAGGATGGGAGAATTGTTCGAGTGTGTTTTGTTCACCGCGAGCTTATCCAAG TATGCAGATCCTGTGTCGGACCTGTTGGACAAATGGGGGGCCTTCAGGAGCCGTCTGTTCCGGGAGTCATGCGTCTTCCACAAAGGGAACTACGTAAAAGACCTGAGCCGTTTAGGAAGAGACCTGAACAAGGTCATCATCATTGACAACTCCCCAGCCTCCTACATCTTCCATCCCGACAACGCA GTTCCTGTAGCGTCCTGGTTTGACGACATGTCAGACACCGAGCTCCTCGATCTTATCCCCTTCTTTGAGAGACTAAGCAAAGCGGATGACATCTATGATTTTCTCACGCAGCAGAGGACTTCAAGTTAA